One window of the Oncorhynchus clarkii lewisi isolate Uvic-CL-2024 chromosome 19, UVic_Ocla_1.0, whole genome shotgun sequence genome contains the following:
- the LOC139375332 gene encoding cell cycle control protein 50A-like, producing the protein MMASSYNAKEEDRHQPGATGHVGSGTMTNKMPDNTAFKQQRLPAWQPILTAGTVLPAFFVIGLIFIPIGVGLFVTSNNIKEFEIDYTGVDMSSPCYSCFQSYSWNNTKSCTCSVPFSLDQPFESNVFMYYGLSNFYQNHRRYVKSRDDSQLNGDKTSLQSPSKECEPYRSSDKPIAPCGAIANSLFNDTLELYYIDPNGSRTAIPLVKKGIAWWTDKHVKFRNPSGNNNLTVVFQGTSKHVNWRKPVFELDPSDSDNNGFINEDFIVWMRTAALPTFRKLYRIIQKKPNNMTPTLPRGEYILEVTYNYPVRSFNGRKRMILSAISWMGGKNPFLGIAYITVGSVCFCLGLVLLSIHYRYGKRNNSADIFS; encoded by the exons ATGATGGCGTCTAGCTACAACGCCAAAGAAGAGGACAGACACCAGCCTGGTGCTACGGGCCATGTAGGCTCAGGAACTATGACAAATAAAATGCCGGACAACACTGCGTTCAAACAGCAAAGACTGCCCGCTTGGCAACCTATTTTGACAGCCGGCACTGTTCTTCCTGCTTTCTTTGTAATTGGTCTCATCTTCATCCCCATCGGCGTTGGGCTTTTCGTGACTTCAAACAACATCAAAGAGTTcgag ATTGATTACACTGGTGTTGACATGTCAAGTCCGTGCTACAGCTGTTTTCAAAGCTACAGCTGGAACAACACAAAGTCATGTACCTGTTCCGTACCCTTCTCTCTGGATCAACCATTTGAG AGTAACGTCTTCATGTACTACGGATTGTCCAACTTTTATCAGAATCACAGACGCTATGTGAAGTCCAGAGATGACAGCCAGTTAAACGGAGATAAGACTTCTCTACAG AGCCCCAGCAAGGAATGTGAGCCGTACCGCAGCAGTGACAAGCCTATTGCTCCATGTGGTGCTATCGCCAATAGCCTCTTCAATG ACACTCTGGAGCTCTATTACATTGACCCCAATGGCTCCAGAACCGCAATTCCTCTGGTAAAGAAGGGTATTGCATGGTGGACGGACAAGCATGTCAAATTCAGGAACCCCAGTGGAAACAACAACCTCACTGTAGTTTTCCAAG GCACAAGCAAACATGTGAACTGGAGAAAGCCTGTATTTGAGCTGGACCCATCAGACTCTGACAACAATGGCTTCATCAATGAGGATTTCATTGTGTGGATGAGGACCGCTGCCCTGCCCACCTTCCGCAAGCTGTACCGCATCATCCAGAAGAAGCCCAACAACATGACCCCCACGTTGCCCCGAGGAGAATACATCCTGGAGGTCACCTACA ATTACCCCGTGCGGAGCTTCAATGGGAGGAAGCGCATGATTCTGAGCGCCATCTCCTGGATGGGTGGCAAAAACCCCTTCCTGGGCATTGCTTACATCACTGTGGGCTCTGTCTGCTTCTGCCTGGGCTTAGTCCTCCTCAGCATCCACTACAGATATGGAAAACGTAACAACAGTGCAGATATTTTCAGCTGA
- the LOC139375331 gene encoding cytochrome c oxidase subunit 7A2, mitochondrial-like, translated as MYRQFMRLQQLSCRTISSSARRQVDNMVKEKQKLFQADNGIPVHLKGGAKDAILYRATMALTVFGSGFVVYELLNAAMPKKA; from the exons ATGTACAGACAATTTATG AGACTTCAGCAGCTGTCCTGCCGGACTATCTCCAGTAGTGCCCGCAGACAAGTGGACAACATGGTCAAGGAGAAGCAGAAGCTGTTCCAG gcagaTAACGGGATACCAGTCCATCTGAAGGGAGGAGCCAAGGATGCTATTCTGTACAGGGCAACGATGGCCCTTACAGTCTTTG GAAGTGGATTTGTCGTGTATGAACTCCTCAATGCAGCAATGCCCAAGAAGGCATGA